From Haemorhous mexicanus isolate bHaeMex1 chromosome 1, bHaeMex1.pri, whole genome shotgun sequence, one genomic window encodes:
- the NKTR gene encoding NK-tumor recognition protein isoform X11 translates to MQRLRTYRAPSGEKWSKGDKLSDPCTSRWDERSASRRSRSWSHNGYADLSTVRYSSHHKKHRKEKKKVKHKKKSKKQKHFKKHKQTKKKKTSASSDVESSHSFHRRTKSSCDRERKSRSSSLSSRRSSRRDWSKSDKEDQSLSSLSSRGSRSYYRSRSRSRSKSRSYSRRSSRSRSASKSSRSRSRSRSSSKPRQQKTVPNSPRNISARLNDTKLTKTAEPVRAVILPSDKVIVPPVVPENLPVIPLSDSPPPSRWKPGQKPWKPSYERIQEMKAKTTHLIPTQTNYNLVVVKEANTSSSYRKQERSSESDRSGYSKGRSDRSSESWPRSRSRSSRSRSYSRSYSRSRSPSSSRTKSPSSGRSPSPSKYRSDRSGYSESTSDYSLSDEDRHRSKRKSTSSDPKARALKVRQETSSDSTLPYKHPKDYDESSQGLKESDSLSSSDLSSDSERSAKAKAVQEKEGRFPLEGDAEKQDKNSLGSERGEEKAKGERDSDHSKKKAAKEKCSEQPRGGAKTKRKSYSGSKWDSESNSERGEAKHNKGDSRPSSGKEEGEATSGSDTELSVTKRIKKQSNSSEGFLGSDCTWKTSKQLSSSESESSCSSSADARGKLKKHKHGLKKTPKKSHSKKAKEKSKGKKEKKHKVQKRKEMFHWQPPLEFGEEEDDELNEKPVTKDDKKEKLLSRDIKDKKQVYEKDEIVTDKVGNGEKSCVNENLLDKNTTCGASPDRSNLNKEPIETSTSTGILNSGISVAACKSEIKQAEENNQNGLEDIIQTDDNMEICTPDRNSPGKVDVDVLSPVILTAKPLSTGVKKELQVETPEQDAVKLGNNIRDFINIKEEKETGRQENNSAPVSGAKDCSLKSEISENTPSNMIDNKWKPLQGVGNLKPATISTATEVKNVASAPEPKPAGLRIEIKAKNKVRPGSLFDEVRKTARLNRRPRNQESSSEEESPSRDDNSPSRSLSRSRSKSESKSRHRTRSISYSHSRSRSRSSTYSYRSRSYSRSRSRGWYSRDRSRSRSSSYHSYKSRSRSYSRSRSRSSSYGHHSRSSRSYTYDSYYSRSRSRSKRSDSYRRSRSYDRRSRSYGSDSDSDRSYSNNRSPSESSRYS, encoded by the exons ATGCAGAGGCTGCGGACGTACCGAGCACCCAGCGGCGAGAAGTGGAGCAAAGGAGACAA gttGAGTGACCCCTGTACCAGCAGATGGGATGAGAGAAGTGCATCCCGGAGATCCAGGTCTTGGTCCCATAATGGTTATGCCGATCTGAGCACTGTGAGATACTCCAGCCATCACAAGAAGcacaggaaggagaagaagaaggtgaagcataaaaagaaatctaaaaagCAGAAGCATTTCAAGAAGcacaagcaaacaaagaaaaagaaaacatcagcCTCATCAGATGTAGAATCCTCTCATTCCTTCCATAGGAGGACAAAATCATCTTGTGATCGTGAGAGGAAATCTCGTTCTTCCTCATTGTCTTCCAGGCGTTCATCCAGGAGGGACTGGTCTAAATCTGATAAGGAAGACCAGAGCTTGTCATCTTTATCAAGCAGAGGGTCTCGATCATACTACAGGTCCAGATCCAGGTCTAGATCTAAATCAAGATCTTACTCCAGAAGAAGTTCTAGATCAAGATCAGCCTCTAAATCATCACGATCTCGGAGTAGGTCGCGGTCAAGTTCTAAACCCAGGCAGCAAAAGACTGTTCCCAATTCTCCACGAAATATTTCAGCACGGTTAAATGACACCAAGCTGACCAAGACTGCTGAGCCTGTCCGAGCAGTGATCCTGCCCAGTGACAAGGTTATCGTGCCACCAGTTGTCCCAGAAAACCTCCCTGTCATACCCTTAAGTGACAGTCCCCCACCTTCAAGGTGGAAACCTGGGCAGAAACCTTGGAAGCCATCGTATGAGCGAATTCAGGAAATGAAAGCTAAAACAACCCACTTAATTCCCACCCAAACTAATTACAATTTAGTGGTGGTTAAGGAGGCCAACACTTCCTCCTCCTATCGCaagcaggagaggagctccGAGAGCGATCGGAGCGGTTATTCCAAAGGCCGCAGCGACAGGAGCTCGGAGAGCTGGCCCAGGTCCAGGAGCAGGTCCTCTCGAAGCCGCTCCTACTCAAGATCTTACTCAAGGTCTAGAAGCCCATCGAGCTCGAGGACAAAATCTCCTTCCTCTGGCAGGTCACCGTCCCCGAGTAAATACCGCAGTGACAGGTCGGGGTACAGCGAGTCCACGTCCGACTATTCCCTCAGCGATGAGGACAGGCACAGGAGCAAAAGGAAATCCACATCCAGTGATCCCAAAGCTCGGGCCCTCAAAGTGAGGCAGGAAACGAGCTCTGATAGCACTTTGCCTTACAAGCACCCAAAGGACTACGATGAGTCTTCCCAAGGGTTGAAGGAGAGTGACAGTTTGTCATCCTCAGACTTGTCCTCCGACAGCGAGCGCTCTGCCAAAGCCAAAGCGgtccaagaaaaagaaggtcGCTTTCCGTTAGAAGGGGATGCTGAGAAACAGGATAAAAATAGCTTAGGGTCTGAGAGAGGGGAGGAGAAAGCCAAGGGTGAGCGGGATTCTGATCACTCcaaaaagaaagcagctaaGGAGAAATGCTCGGAGCAGCCCAGAGGTGGTGCAAAAACAAAACGCAAATCCTACTCAGGTAGCAAATGGGACTCGGAGTCGAACTCTGAAAGAGGAGAGGCAAAGCATAACAAGGGGGATTCCAGACCCTCCTCTGGGAAAGAAGAAGGAGAGGCCACCTCAGGGTCTGACACAGAGCTTAGTGTTACCAAAAGGATAAAGAAACAATCCAATTCCTCAGAGGGCTTTTTGGGTTCTGACTGCACGTGGAAGACAAGCAAACAGTTGTCGTCTTCTGAGTCTGAGAGTTCTTGTTCCAGCTCAGCAGACGCTCGAGGCAAGTTGAAAAAACACAAACATGGGTTGAAAAAGACCCCTaaaaaatcacattccaaaaaagcaaaagaaaaatcgaaaggcaaaaaggagaaaaaacacaaagtccagaaaagaaaagaaatgtttcattgGCAGCCCCCCCTTGAGTTTGGGGAAGAAGAGGATGATGAGTTAAATGAAAAGCCGGTCACCAAGgatgataaaaaagaaaagctgcttaGCAGGGACATAAAGGATAAAAAACAAGTTTATGAAAAGGATGAAATAGTCACAGATAAAGTGGGAAATGGTGAAAAGTCGTGTGTGAATGAAAACCTTTTAGATAAAAACACCACATGTGGGGCCTCACCAGATCGCAGCAACCTTAATAAAGAGCCCATTGAAACAAGCACTTCAACTGGTATTTTAAACTCAGGAATAAGCGTGGCTGCCTGCAAGAGTGAGATTAAACAAGCTGAAGAAAATAACCAGAATGGGCTGGAAGATATTATTCAGACAGATGACAACATGGAGATTTGTACTCCGGATCGTAACTCTCCGGGGAAGGTGGATGTGGATGTTTTGTCTCCTGTCATTCTCACTGCTAAACCTTTAAGTACTGGTGTTAAAAAAGAGTTGCAGGTTGAGACCCCTGAGCAAGATGCTGTCAAACTGGGAAACAACATAAGAGACTTTATTaatattaaagaagaaaaagaaacaggaaggCAAGAAAATAACTCTGCCCCTGTGTCTGGTGCTAAAGACTGTAgtttaaaaagtgaaatttctgaaaatacacCAAGCAATATGATAGACAATAAATGGAAGCCTTTGCAAGGTGTTGGTAACTTAAAACCAGCAACAATCAGTACAGCCACGGAGGTTAAAAATGTAGCATCAGCACCAGAGCCTAAACCAGCAGGTTTAAGaattgaaataaaagcaaaaaataaagttaGGCCTGGATCTCTCTTTGATGAAGTGAGGAAAACAGCCCGGCTAAATCGTCGGCCAAGGAACCAAGAAAGTTCCAGTGAGGAGGAATCTCCGAGCAGAGATGACAACAGCCCTTCCAGGAGTCTCAGCAGGTCACGAAGTAAATCTGAGTCTAAATCCAGACACAGAACAAGGTCCATATCCTACAGTCACTCGAGAAGTCGATCCCGAAGTTCTACATATTCATACAG GTCCAGGAGCTACTCGAGGAGCCGGAGCCGGGGCTGGTACAGCCGAGATCGCTCCAGGAGCCGGAGTAGTTCCTACCACAGCTACAAGAGCCGTAG TCGGAGCTACAGCAGGAGCCGATCCAGGAGCAGTTCCTATGGGCACCACAGTCGATCCAG CAGGTCCTACACCTATGACAGTTACTACAGCAGGAGTCGGAGCAGGAGCAAGAGGAGCGACAGCTACCGGAGATCTCGGAGCTACGACCGGAGATCCAG gTCCTACGGCTCCGACAGCGACAGCGATCGCAGCTACTCCAACAACAGGAGCCCCAGTGAGAGCAGCAGATACAGCTGA
- the NKTR gene encoding NK-tumor recognition protein isoform X10, giving the protein MKGAGGKRGKEELKPNSPENEGRRRGRRKTQGASEPQAKDAFLTRAMSQTKSTLAPSGTSPWKLLDAAPVLTDQKPSVSKSGRKIKGRGTIRYHTPPRSRSCSESDDEESSETPPHWKEEMQRLRTYRAPSGEKWSKGDKLSDPCTSRWDERSASRRSRSWSHNGYADLSTVRYSSHHKKHRKEKKKVKHKKKSKKQKHFKKHKQTKKKKTSASSDVESSHSFHRRTKSSCDRERKSRSSSLSSRRSSRRDWSKSDKEDQSLSSLSSRGSRSYYRSRSRSRSKSRSYSRRSSRSRSASKSSRSRSRSRSSSKPRQQKTVPNSPRNISARLNDTKLTKTAEPVRAVILPSDKVIVPPVVPENLPVIPLSDSPPPSRWKPGQKPWKPSYERIQEMKAKTTHLIPTQTNYNLVVVKEANTSSSYRKQERSSESDRSGYSKGRSDRSSESWPRSRSRSSRSRSYSRSYSRSRSPSSSRTKSPSSGRSPSPSKYRSDRSGYSESTSDYSLSDEDRHRSKRKSTSSDPKARALKVRQETSSDSTLPYKHPKDYDESSQGLKESDSLSSSDLSSDSERSAKAKAVQEKEGRFPLEGDAEKQDKNSLGSERGEEKAKGERDSDHSKKKAAKEKCSEQPRGGAKTKRKSYSGSKWDSESNSERGEAKHNKGDSRPSSGKEEGEATSGSDTELSVTKRIKKQSNSSEGFLGSDCTWKTSKQLSSSESESSCSSSADARGKLKKHKHGLKKTPKKSHSKKAKEKSKGKKEKKHKVQKRKEMFHWQPPLEFGEEEDDELNEKPVTKDDKKEKLLSRDIKDKKQVYEKDEIVTDKVGNGEKSCVNENLLDKNTTCGASPDRSNLNKEPIETSTSTGILNSGISVAACKSEIKQAEENNQNGLEDIIQTDDNMEICTPDRNSPGKVDVDVLSPVILTAKPLSTGVKKELQVETPEQDAVKLGNNIRDFINIKEEKETGRQENNSAPVSGAKDCSLKSEISENTPSNMIDNKWKPLQGVGNLKPATISTATEVKNVASAPEPKPAGLRIEIKAKNKVRPGSLFDEVRKTARLNRRPRNQESSSEEESPSRDDNSPSRSLSRSRSKSESKSRHRTRSISYSHSRSRSRSSTYSYRSRSYSRSRSRGWYSRDRSRSRSSSYHSYKSRSRSYSRSRSRSSSYGHHSRSSRSYTYDSYYSRSRSRSKRSDSYRRSRSYDRRSRSYGSDSDSDRSYSNNRSPSESSRYS; this is encoded by the exons CGCTATCACACCCCGCCGCGGTCGCGCTCCTGCTCCGAGTCGGACGACGAGGAGAGCAGcgagacccctccccactgGAAGGAGGAGATGCAGAGGCTGCGGACGTACCGAGCACCCAGCGGCGAGAAGTGGAGCAAAGGAGACAA gttGAGTGACCCCTGTACCAGCAGATGGGATGAGAGAAGTGCATCCCGGAGATCCAGGTCTTGGTCCCATAATGGTTATGCCGATCTGAGCACTGTGAGATACTCCAGCCATCACAAGAAGcacaggaaggagaagaagaaggtgaagcataaaaagaaatctaaaaagCAGAAGCATTTCAAGAAGcacaagcaaacaaagaaaaagaaaacatcagcCTCATCAGATGTAGAATCCTCTCATTCCTTCCATAGGAGGACAAAATCATCTTGTGATCGTGAGAGGAAATCTCGTTCTTCCTCATTGTCTTCCAGGCGTTCATCCAGGAGGGACTGGTCTAAATCTGATAAGGAAGACCAGAGCTTGTCATCTTTATCAAGCAGAGGGTCTCGATCATACTACAGGTCCAGATCCAGGTCTAGATCTAAATCAAGATCTTACTCCAGAAGAAGTTCTAGATCAAGATCAGCCTCTAAATCATCACGATCTCGGAGTAGGTCGCGGTCAAGTTCTAAACCCAGGCAGCAAAAGACTGTTCCCAATTCTCCACGAAATATTTCAGCACGGTTAAATGACACCAAGCTGACCAAGACTGCTGAGCCTGTCCGAGCAGTGATCCTGCCCAGTGACAAGGTTATCGTGCCACCAGTTGTCCCAGAAAACCTCCCTGTCATACCCTTAAGTGACAGTCCCCCACCTTCAAGGTGGAAACCTGGGCAGAAACCTTGGAAGCCATCGTATGAGCGAATTCAGGAAATGAAAGCTAAAACAACCCACTTAATTCCCACCCAAACTAATTACAATTTAGTGGTGGTTAAGGAGGCCAACACTTCCTCCTCCTATCGCaagcaggagaggagctccGAGAGCGATCGGAGCGGTTATTCCAAAGGCCGCAGCGACAGGAGCTCGGAGAGCTGGCCCAGGTCCAGGAGCAGGTCCTCTCGAAGCCGCTCCTACTCAAGATCTTACTCAAGGTCTAGAAGCCCATCGAGCTCGAGGACAAAATCTCCTTCCTCTGGCAGGTCACCGTCCCCGAGTAAATACCGCAGTGACAGGTCGGGGTACAGCGAGTCCACGTCCGACTATTCCCTCAGCGATGAGGACAGGCACAGGAGCAAAAGGAAATCCACATCCAGTGATCCCAAAGCTCGGGCCCTCAAAGTGAGGCAGGAAACGAGCTCTGATAGCACTTTGCCTTACAAGCACCCAAAGGACTACGATGAGTCTTCCCAAGGGTTGAAGGAGAGTGACAGTTTGTCATCCTCAGACTTGTCCTCCGACAGCGAGCGCTCTGCCAAAGCCAAAGCGgtccaagaaaaagaaggtcGCTTTCCGTTAGAAGGGGATGCTGAGAAACAGGATAAAAATAGCTTAGGGTCTGAGAGAGGGGAGGAGAAAGCCAAGGGTGAGCGGGATTCTGATCACTCcaaaaagaaagcagctaaGGAGAAATGCTCGGAGCAGCCCAGAGGTGGTGCAAAAACAAAACGCAAATCCTACTCAGGTAGCAAATGGGACTCGGAGTCGAACTCTGAAAGAGGAGAGGCAAAGCATAACAAGGGGGATTCCAGACCCTCCTCTGGGAAAGAAGAAGGAGAGGCCACCTCAGGGTCTGACACAGAGCTTAGTGTTACCAAAAGGATAAAGAAACAATCCAATTCCTCAGAGGGCTTTTTGGGTTCTGACTGCACGTGGAAGACAAGCAAACAGTTGTCGTCTTCTGAGTCTGAGAGTTCTTGTTCCAGCTCAGCAGACGCTCGAGGCAAGTTGAAAAAACACAAACATGGGTTGAAAAAGACCCCTaaaaaatcacattccaaaaaagcaaaagaaaaatcgaaaggcaaaaaggagaaaaaacacaaagtccagaaaagaaaagaaatgtttcattgGCAGCCCCCCCTTGAGTTTGGGGAAGAAGAGGATGATGAGTTAAATGAAAAGCCGGTCACCAAGgatgataaaaaagaaaagctgcttaGCAGGGACATAAAGGATAAAAAACAAGTTTATGAAAAGGATGAAATAGTCACAGATAAAGTGGGAAATGGTGAAAAGTCGTGTGTGAATGAAAACCTTTTAGATAAAAACACCACATGTGGGGCCTCACCAGATCGCAGCAACCTTAATAAAGAGCCCATTGAAACAAGCACTTCAACTGGTATTTTAAACTCAGGAATAAGCGTGGCTGCCTGCAAGAGTGAGATTAAACAAGCTGAAGAAAATAACCAGAATGGGCTGGAAGATATTATTCAGACAGATGACAACATGGAGATTTGTACTCCGGATCGTAACTCTCCGGGGAAGGTGGATGTGGATGTTTTGTCTCCTGTCATTCTCACTGCTAAACCTTTAAGTACTGGTGTTAAAAAAGAGTTGCAGGTTGAGACCCCTGAGCAAGATGCTGTCAAACTGGGAAACAACATAAGAGACTTTATTaatattaaagaagaaaaagaaacaggaaggCAAGAAAATAACTCTGCCCCTGTGTCTGGTGCTAAAGACTGTAgtttaaaaagtgaaatttctgaaaatacacCAAGCAATATGATAGACAATAAATGGAAGCCTTTGCAAGGTGTTGGTAACTTAAAACCAGCAACAATCAGTACAGCCACGGAGGTTAAAAATGTAGCATCAGCACCAGAGCCTAAACCAGCAGGTTTAAGaattgaaataaaagcaaaaaataaagttaGGCCTGGATCTCTCTTTGATGAAGTGAGGAAAACAGCCCGGCTAAATCGTCGGCCAAGGAACCAAGAAAGTTCCAGTGAGGAGGAATCTCCGAGCAGAGATGACAACAGCCCTTCCAGGAGTCTCAGCAGGTCACGAAGTAAATCTGAGTCTAAATCCAGACACAGAACAAGGTCCATATCCTACAGTCACTCGAGAAGTCGATCCCGAAGTTCTACATATTCATACAG GTCCAGGAGCTACTCGAGGAGCCGGAGCCGGGGCTGGTACAGCCGAGATCGCTCCAGGAGCCGGAGTAGTTCCTACCACAGCTACAAGAGCCGTAG TCGGAGCTACAGCAGGAGCCGATCCAGGAGCAGTTCCTATGGGCACCACAGTCGATCCAG CAGGTCCTACACCTATGACAGTTACTACAGCAGGAGTCGGAGCAGGAGCAAGAGGAGCGACAGCTACCGGAGATCTCGGAGCTACGACCGGAGATCCAG gTCCTACGGCTCCGACAGCGACAGCGATCGCAGCTACTCCAACAACAGGAGCCCCAGTGAGAGCAGCAGATACAGCTGA
- the NKTR gene encoding NK-tumor recognition protein isoform X9, translated as MKGAGGKRGKEELKPNSPENEGRRRGRRKTQGASEPQAKDAAFLTRAMSQTKSTLAPSGTSPWKLLDAAPVLTDQKPSVSKSGRKIKGRGTIRYHTPPRSRSCSESDDEESSETPPHWKEEMQRLRTYRAPSGEKWSKGDKLSDPCTSRWDERSASRRSRSWSHNGYADLSTVRYSSHHKKHRKEKKKVKHKKKSKKQKHFKKHKQTKKKKTSASSDVESSHSFHRRTKSSCDRERKSRSSSLSSRRSSRRDWSKSDKEDQSLSSLSSRGSRSYYRSRSRSRSKSRSYSRRSSRSRSASKSSRSRSRSRSSSKPRQQKTVPNSPRNISARLNDTKLTKTAEPVRAVILPSDKVIVPPVVPENLPVIPLSDSPPPSRWKPGQKPWKPSYERIQEMKAKTTHLIPTQTNYNLVVVKEANTSSSYRKQERSSESDRSGYSKGRSDRSSESWPRSRSRSSRSRSYSRSYSRSRSPSSSRTKSPSSGRSPSPSKYRSDRSGYSESTSDYSLSDEDRHRSKRKSTSSDPKARALKVRQETSSDSTLPYKHPKDYDESSQGLKESDSLSSSDLSSDSERSAKAKAVQEKEGRFPLEGDAEKQDKNSLGSERGEEKAKGERDSDHSKKKAAKEKCSEQPRGGAKTKRKSYSGSKWDSESNSERGEAKHNKGDSRPSSGKEEGEATSGSDTELSVTKRIKKQSNSSEGFLGSDCTWKTSKQLSSSESESSCSSSADARGKLKKHKHGLKKTPKKSHSKKAKEKSKGKKEKKHKVQKRKEMFHWQPPLEFGEEEDDELNEKPVTKDDKKEKLLSRDIKDKKQVYEKDEIVTDKVGNGEKSCVNENLLDKNTTCGASPDRSNLNKEPIETSTSTGILNSGISVAACKSEIKQAEENNQNGLEDIIQTDDNMEICTPDRNSPGKVDVDVLSPVILTAKPLSTGVKKELQVETPEQDAVKLGNNIRDFINIKEEKETGRQENNSAPVSGAKDCSLKSEISENTPSNMIDNKWKPLQGVGNLKPATISTATEVKNVASAPEPKPAGLRIEIKAKNKVRPGSLFDEVRKTARLNRRPRNQESSSEEESPSRDDNSPSRSLSRSRSKSESKSRHRTRSISYSHSRSRSRSSTYSYRSRSYSRSRSRGWYSRDRSRSRSSSYHSYKSRSRSYSRSRSRSSSYGHHSRSSRSYTYDSYYSRSRSRSKRSDSYRRSRSYDRRSRSYGSDSDSDRSYSNNRSPSESSRYS; from the exons CGCTATCACACCCCGCCGCGGTCGCGCTCCTGCTCCGAGTCGGACGACGAGGAGAGCAGcgagacccctccccactgGAAGGAGGAGATGCAGAGGCTGCGGACGTACCGAGCACCCAGCGGCGAGAAGTGGAGCAAAGGAGACAA gttGAGTGACCCCTGTACCAGCAGATGGGATGAGAGAAGTGCATCCCGGAGATCCAGGTCTTGGTCCCATAATGGTTATGCCGATCTGAGCACTGTGAGATACTCCAGCCATCACAAGAAGcacaggaaggagaagaagaaggtgaagcataaaaagaaatctaaaaagCAGAAGCATTTCAAGAAGcacaagcaaacaaagaaaaagaaaacatcagcCTCATCAGATGTAGAATCCTCTCATTCCTTCCATAGGAGGACAAAATCATCTTGTGATCGTGAGAGGAAATCTCGTTCTTCCTCATTGTCTTCCAGGCGTTCATCCAGGAGGGACTGGTCTAAATCTGATAAGGAAGACCAGAGCTTGTCATCTTTATCAAGCAGAGGGTCTCGATCATACTACAGGTCCAGATCCAGGTCTAGATCTAAATCAAGATCTTACTCCAGAAGAAGTTCTAGATCAAGATCAGCCTCTAAATCATCACGATCTCGGAGTAGGTCGCGGTCAAGTTCTAAACCCAGGCAGCAAAAGACTGTTCCCAATTCTCCACGAAATATTTCAGCACGGTTAAATGACACCAAGCTGACCAAGACTGCTGAGCCTGTCCGAGCAGTGATCCTGCCCAGTGACAAGGTTATCGTGCCACCAGTTGTCCCAGAAAACCTCCCTGTCATACCCTTAAGTGACAGTCCCCCACCTTCAAGGTGGAAACCTGGGCAGAAACCTTGGAAGCCATCGTATGAGCGAATTCAGGAAATGAAAGCTAAAACAACCCACTTAATTCCCACCCAAACTAATTACAATTTAGTGGTGGTTAAGGAGGCCAACACTTCCTCCTCCTATCGCaagcaggagaggagctccGAGAGCGATCGGAGCGGTTATTCCAAAGGCCGCAGCGACAGGAGCTCGGAGAGCTGGCCCAGGTCCAGGAGCAGGTCCTCTCGAAGCCGCTCCTACTCAAGATCTTACTCAAGGTCTAGAAGCCCATCGAGCTCGAGGACAAAATCTCCTTCCTCTGGCAGGTCACCGTCCCCGAGTAAATACCGCAGTGACAGGTCGGGGTACAGCGAGTCCACGTCCGACTATTCCCTCAGCGATGAGGACAGGCACAGGAGCAAAAGGAAATCCACATCCAGTGATCCCAAAGCTCGGGCCCTCAAAGTGAGGCAGGAAACGAGCTCTGATAGCACTTTGCCTTACAAGCACCCAAAGGACTACGATGAGTCTTCCCAAGGGTTGAAGGAGAGTGACAGTTTGTCATCCTCAGACTTGTCCTCCGACAGCGAGCGCTCTGCCAAAGCCAAAGCGgtccaagaaaaagaaggtcGCTTTCCGTTAGAAGGGGATGCTGAGAAACAGGATAAAAATAGCTTAGGGTCTGAGAGAGGGGAGGAGAAAGCCAAGGGTGAGCGGGATTCTGATCACTCcaaaaagaaagcagctaaGGAGAAATGCTCGGAGCAGCCCAGAGGTGGTGCAAAAACAAAACGCAAATCCTACTCAGGTAGCAAATGGGACTCGGAGTCGAACTCTGAAAGAGGAGAGGCAAAGCATAACAAGGGGGATTCCAGACCCTCCTCTGGGAAAGAAGAAGGAGAGGCCACCTCAGGGTCTGACACAGAGCTTAGTGTTACCAAAAGGATAAAGAAACAATCCAATTCCTCAGAGGGCTTTTTGGGTTCTGACTGCACGTGGAAGACAAGCAAACAGTTGTCGTCTTCTGAGTCTGAGAGTTCTTGTTCCAGCTCAGCAGACGCTCGAGGCAAGTTGAAAAAACACAAACATGGGTTGAAAAAGACCCCTaaaaaatcacattccaaaaaagcaaaagaaaaatcgaaaggcaaaaaggagaaaaaacacaaagtccagaaaagaaaagaaatgtttcattgGCAGCCCCCCCTTGAGTTTGGGGAAGAAGAGGATGATGAGTTAAATGAAAAGCCGGTCACCAAGgatgataaaaaagaaaagctgcttaGCAGGGACATAAAGGATAAAAAACAAGTTTATGAAAAGGATGAAATAGTCACAGATAAAGTGGGAAATGGTGAAAAGTCGTGTGTGAATGAAAACCTTTTAGATAAAAACACCACATGTGGGGCCTCACCAGATCGCAGCAACCTTAATAAAGAGCCCATTGAAACAAGCACTTCAACTGGTATTTTAAACTCAGGAATAAGCGTGGCTGCCTGCAAGAGTGAGATTAAACAAGCTGAAGAAAATAACCAGAATGGGCTGGAAGATATTATTCAGACAGATGACAACATGGAGATTTGTACTCCGGATCGTAACTCTCCGGGGAAGGTGGATGTGGATGTTTTGTCTCCTGTCATTCTCACTGCTAAACCTTTAAGTACTGGTGTTAAAAAAGAGTTGCAGGTTGAGACCCCTGAGCAAGATGCTGTCAAACTGGGAAACAACATAAGAGACTTTATTaatattaaagaagaaaaagaaacaggaaggCAAGAAAATAACTCTGCCCCTGTGTCTGGTGCTAAAGACTGTAgtttaaaaagtgaaatttctgaaaatacacCAAGCAATATGATAGACAATAAATGGAAGCCTTTGCAAGGTGTTGGTAACTTAAAACCAGCAACAATCAGTACAGCCACGGAGGTTAAAAATGTAGCATCAGCACCAGAGCCTAAACCAGCAGGTTTAAGaattgaaataaaagcaaaaaataaagttaGGCCTGGATCTCTCTTTGATGAAGTGAGGAAAACAGCCCGGCTAAATCGTCGGCCAAGGAACCAAGAAAGTTCCAGTGAGGAGGAATCTCCGAGCAGAGATGACAACAGCCCTTCCAGGAGTCTCAGCAGGTCACGAAGTAAATCTGAGTCTAAATCCAGACACAGAACAAGGTCCATATCCTACAGTCACTCGAGAAGTCGATCCCGAAGTTCTACATATTCATACAG GTCCAGGAGCTACTCGAGGAGCCGGAGCCGGGGCTGGTACAGCCGAGATCGCTCCAGGAGCCGGAGTAGTTCCTACCACAGCTACAAGAGCCGTAG TCGGAGCTACAGCAGGAGCCGATCCAGGAGCAGTTCCTATGGGCACCACAGTCGATCCAG CAGGTCCTACACCTATGACAGTTACTACAGCAGGAGTCGGAGCAGGAGCAAGAGGAGCGACAGCTACCGGAGATCTCGGAGCTACGACCGGAGATCCAG gTCCTACGGCTCCGACAGCGACAGCGATCGCAGCTACTCCAACAACAGGAGCCCCAGTGAGAGCAGCAGATACAGCTGA